From a single Oreochromis niloticus isolate F11D_XX linkage group LG3, O_niloticus_UMD_NMBU, whole genome shotgun sequence genomic region:
- the LOC112846037 gene encoding uncharacterized protein LOC112846037 — protein MCLFLLPADHPMASLTLVDRRVVLSGLSGGGWGSAGKSILGPELFLTGSGFEPVSGSAELEGHHIIVADTPGVTGRDTDGCQLGQRFRIYGRPAETGPGPEPSCVSLKSDQSKDFPITFRGQHPSTAERIYGRPAEPGPGPEPSCVSLKSDQSKDFPITFRGQHPSTAERVDRESSELPQWSVFPAASNTAGLHIYGLYM, from the exons ATGTGTCTCTTCCTTCTTCCAGCTGATCATCCCATGGCATCTCTCACACTGGTGGACAGGAGAGTTGTTCTGAGTGGTCTGTCTGGTGGAGGGTGGGGCTCGGCCGGAAAATCCATCCTAGGACCAGAACTGTTTCTGACCGGGTCTGGGTTTGAACCAGTCTCTGGGTCAGCAGAGTTGGAGGGTCATCACATCATTGTGGCTGACACTCCAGGAGTCACAGGCAGAGATACAGACGGATGTCAGTTGGGTCAACGATTcag AATCTATGGGAGACCTGCTGAGACTGGACCTGgacctgaacccagctgtgtttccttaaAGAGTGACCAGTCCAAAGATTTTCCCATTACCTTTAGAGGACAACATCCCTCtactgcagagag AATCTATGGGAGACCTGCTGAACCTGGACCTGgacctgaacccagctgtgtttccttaaAGAGTGACCAGTCCAAAGATTTTCCCATTACCTTTAGAGGACAACATCCCTCtactgcagagag AGTTGATCGGGAAAGCTCTGAGCTTCCCCAGTGGTCAGTCTTCCCAGCAGCATCAAATacagctggactccatatttatggtctgtacatgtga